From one Planktothrix agardhii NIES-204 genomic stretch:
- a CDS encoding glycosyl transferase family protein — MNLPLISVIIPTYNREQVLRETLAEVLQQTYPNFEILVVDQTQTHEPETQAYLEQLTQAGKIKWYHLEWASLPGARNYAVRRSQGDILLFIDDDVQLPEGFLMAHARNYIPGETSAPEKIGAVAGRVFDRMKLSDSGGGLTIKNLPPEAQDPGIAWYHLDLVHTIKPQQVISARGCNMSFRREIFEQFGLTFDERFKGSAVREESDFCLRIRQTGYIIWYDPEAHLIHLGEEAGGCHDMSTRSVQYQITFYHNHFFMGLKNLTPGQCFHFFAKLFDCHVLGHPPCNKSGSPLKIISRLFFYKLGLIKALGTWITSLWDQGQIYTQKDP; from the coding sequence ATGAATTTACCTTTAATTTCTGTGATTATTCCCACCTATAACCGTGAACAAGTATTACGGGAAACCTTAGCAGAAGTATTACAACAAACCTATCCAAATTTTGAGATTTTAGTCGTCGATCAAACCCAAACCCATGAACCCGAAACCCAAGCCTATTTAGAACAATTAACCCAAGCCGGAAAAATTAAATGGTATCATTTAGAATGGGCAAGTTTACCAGGTGCCAGAAATTATGCTGTTCGACGTTCTCAAGGAGATATTCTATTATTTATTGATGATGATGTGCAACTCCCAGAAGGATTTTTAATGGCCCATGCTCGCAATTATATCCCCGGAGAAACCTCCGCACCAGAGAAAATTGGAGCCGTTGCGGGACGAGTTTTTGATCGGATGAAATTAAGCGATTCTGGCGGAGGATTAACCATTAAAAACTTACCTCCCGAAGCTCAAGATCCTGGTATTGCTTGGTATCATCTTGATTTAGTTCATACGATTAAACCCCAACAAGTTATTTCCGCCAGAGGATGTAATATGTCCTTCCGACGAGAAATTTTTGAACAATTTGGTTTAACCTTTGATGAACGATTTAAAGGTAGTGCAGTTCGAGAAGAATCGGATTTTTGTTTAAGAATAAGACAAACAGGTTATATTATTTGGTATGATCCAGAAGCCCATTTAATTCATCTAGGAGAAGAAGCCGGAGGCTGTCATGATATGAGTACCCGTTCTGTACAATATCAGATTACCTTCTACCATAATCACTTCTTTATGGGGTTAAAAAACCTAACTCCGGGTCAATGTTTCCACTTTTTTGCTAAACTATTTGATTGCCACGTTTTAGGACATCCTCCCTGCAATAAAAGTGGTTCTCCCCTCAAAATTATTAGTCGTTTATTCTTCTATAAATTAGGCTTAATTAAAGCCCTAGGAACCTGGATCACCTCCCTCTGGGATCAAGGACAAATCTACACCCAAAAAGACCCTTAA